Genomic segment of Mucilaginibacter sabulilitoris:
ACAAATGTAGCCTCTTCTTCTGCTTTATGCGCCAGCATAGGCCCGGCAACAACATCGCCTATCGCGAAGATATTGATCTCCGCTGTGCGAAGCCTGCCGTCTGTCTTGATCCGTCCCCGCTCATCTACATTGATCCTGGTATTTTCCAGTCCAAGACCAGCAGTATAAGGCTTGCGGCCAACGGCTACGAGGCAGTAATCAGCGCCGATTGCCTGGAGATTACCGGATGAATCTATATAAGTCACTTCTGCACGGTCACCTTTATTAACTGCAGATTGTACTCTGCAGTTAAGCCGGCTGTCGATATTCAATTTATTTAATATCTTCTTCAGTTCACGCCCGAGTTCCCTGTCCATGACCGGGATCAGGACATCGGCATATTCGATTATGGTTACCTTAGTACCGATACGGGCATAAACCGACGCTAATTCAACACCAATTACTCCGCCGCCGATAATTACAATGCTCTTCGGTTGTTCTTTTAGGGACAGTGCTTCTGTAGACGTAATGATTCGCCGCTTATCAATTTCCACACCGTGGATAGTCGTGGGTTTTGATCCGGTCGCGATAATAAAGTAATCGGCTGTAATGAGTTGAACGGAACCGTCTTTGGCAGTAACTTGAATTTGATTACAGTTGATAAATGAACCGGTGCCGAAGTGGGTTTTTACCTTGTTTTTTCGCATTAAATAGTTTACTCCGTCGGAATTCGATTTAACGACGCCTGCCTTACGTTCAATAAAACGGCTAAAATCGAGCGAAATGCCCTCCACATTAATCCCCATTTTCCCGACTTTATGCTGAACGTCATGATAATGCTCCGAAGCATCCAGCAACGCCTTTGTCGGAATGCATCCAACTACGGTACAGGTACCTCCTAAAATATCATAACGCTCGATTATTGCAGCTTTTAATCCAAGCTGGGCTGCTCTTATGGCTGCTACATATCCGCCCGGACCCGACCCGATAACGACAATATCATAATCTGTCTTCATAGCCTGCCTGCTTTTAAAAGTTGTTAGTTTAAGTCCCATAGATCCATGTTCCTACGAATTATAGTTAAGTTCTTCCGCGCTTTTCCTTTTAAGAACATCCTCAATGCTTTTTGCCCTAGATGAGCGCATCGTTAATGTTCACCGGGTAAGCCGGGAACACCTGTTTTGGCGTCCCGGCATTCCACTCATCGTTCGCATCCCGTGTTTCCCGGAACATACTTTTCTTATGAAGGGTATATTGTTTATTTTTTATATTAATTAAAATCTGGACGATCCCGGATGTGCCTCAGGGGTTTCACTCGCAGTTAAAGCTACGACCAGATAGACCACTACTGCATTGATATAAAAATATGCAGCGTCCACGCCTTCCAATTTAAAAAGATAAGGTACAAACATAAAGGCAGTAGCTACTAAAAGGTCAAGCGCAAGGTGCCCGCCAAATGGTATCAGTTTGAAAATTCCGTATCGGTAACGTGTAGCGATACTGACAATAATGACAGTTATCCCGGTAACGACGGAAATCCACAACGCCGCCGGGTTACTACTACCCAATCCTAAAATAAACGGTCCGCCAATTAAGGCAACAGCTGCTGCATAATCAACAATTCCGTGATTGGTCGGGGATAGAAATCTTAGTTTCATGATAATTTGTTTATGGTGAAAAAATATGTTTGTTATCAGGCTAACTTCAGACCGCGATCCCGACATCCAGTTAATGAATGTCAGCAGCGCATCGCGCTTTCCCAGATCCGTCGTCAGGTGTCGCTTTTAAAGTCAGGAACTTTTGTTTATTTGTTAACTTGACACTATGGCTTGTCGGGCCATGTTTCAAGCCGGCTCCAATAGATTTTTTATTGCTATCTTAGATGTGATCGAAGCATCCATGCTGTTTTTTCATTGTATTCAGTGAGCCCCGTCAAATAGTCACTGGTGCCGGCATCTTTTAATTTTTCTGCTAAACGATTGATATGGCCGCGTATATGGAGGATAATGCTTTCATGGTCATTCAATAACTCCCGGATAAAGCCTTCACTGTCGTTTTTTTCCCTGCTCTGTTCAGTGAGGTGCGTAAGCTCTAGAAACTGCTTCAAAGTAGCCGGAGCGTAATGACCTAGTATCCTTATGCGTTCAGCAACCGTATCTATAATTTCCGCGATATCGTTATATTGTGATTCAAAAAAGATATGCATTGAGTGAAAATCAGGACCCTCTACATTCCAGTGGGCGTTTCTGGTCTTTGTGTATAAAACATACTCATCCGCAAGGATGTGTGAAAGTGTTTGGGTGATCTCTGCCAGGTGTTCCGGGCTGATTCCAATGTTAGGCTTCATGATATTATAATTTGATTTTTAATTTTCTCCTAATGTAAAAGGCTCGCGGTGTTGCCTTCAAGGATATATGTCACATAATTCACAATGGTTAGGCTACGTAATTCCCGTCATTGTTTCCTTTGATCACGGGACTCTTCCAGCATACTAATAATTTTATTCAGCTTCTCTGTTTCGATCAAATTCAGCCTTATCGTCAATTCTTCAATCTCACGTTTGGCTTCCAGGTTCGTGATGTAGTCATCGTGTGCCTGTATGCGGTCACGTTCACTTTGCCTGTTTTGTGCCATCATAATTACCGGAGCCGCATAAGCGGCCTGGGTCGAAAAAAGCAGGTTCAGCAGGATAAAAGGATACGGATCCCAGTGGGAAAGGTATGCGATCAAATTGACCGTAACCCAAAGGCCAACGACAATAGTCTGTGCAATTATAAATCGCCATGATCCCATAACTGCAGCAACACGGTCCGCAAGCCGCTCACCAAATCCACAGGTGGCTTTGTGCTGTTCATGCCACGTCGCTCCATCAGGAAGGTCTTCCATCTACTTTGTATTTTCGGTGTGTTCAATGCCTGAAAGATGACGCTCACAGTCCAGTGCGGCCATACAGCCACTACCTGCCGCCGTGACGGCCTGTCTGTAAACAGGGTCCTGGGCATCTCCGCAACAAAAAATTCCGGGCTTATTGGTTTTTGTCGAACGGCCAATAGTCTTAATATAGCCTGATTCATCCATGTCGATCCATTCTTTAAAAATGGCTGTATTAGGCTGGTGACCTATAGCAACGAAGAAGCCGGTCACCGGAAGTTTTGATTCTTCCATCGTTACCGAATTGAAGATTCTGACCCCGTCGACGGCAATACCATTACCCACCACCTCTTTTACTTCGACATTAAACATGACGTCGATATTGGGTAACGCCTGCAATCGGTGAACCATAGCCTTTGACGCCTTAAATTCACTCTTACGCACCAGCATATAGACTTTTTTAGACAAGCCTGCTAAGTGGATGGCTTCCTCGGCGGCAGTATCGCCGGCACCCACTATGGCCACATCTTCTCCTTTAAAGAAAAATCCATCGCAAGTAGCACAAGCCGAAACGCCACAGCCGGCATATTTTTGTTCAGATTCCAGGCCAAGCCATTTTGGAGCCGCGCCTGTAGAAATAATGATCGAATCAGCCAGTAACGTTTTTTCCTCATTGGCGATAACACGATAGGGGCGTTGCGAGAAATCCACCTTACTGATAAACCCATCCCGCAGATCAGCACCCATCCGTTCAGCCTGTTTATGAAAGTTGTTCATCATCTCCGATCCCATTACTCCATCCGGGTAACCCGGATAATTATCTACATCGGTCGTATTTATTAGTTGTCCCCCTGCGAGAAACCCCTTGTACAAAACAGGCTTGAGATCGGCACGGGCAGTATATATCGCCGCCGTGTACCCTGCTGGCCCTGATCCAATGATCAGGCATTTAACGTGTTCAACTTCATCCGACATCATCAGTTATAAATTTATTGTTTAATAATTTTGGCTCTTACAACAAATTACCTTCATTCCCCATCCTTTTTCAAGGACATTAATCACAAAAAAAACACCTCTGCTATAAAAACAAGAGAACTAACCCCGTGATGGAGTGCGTGCGGGCTACCGCAATGATGATTTATATAGGCAGGTAACTTTTTTAAAAAGCGGAGTTACAAAATTGACCTGAAGCTACTTTCACGGCTTGGTATCTCGATGGTAGAGTTGATGAAATTATTGTGAAGTTATGCCGTGTAGTCAATCGTATCGCTACGGCATTTAGCTCGGACCAGGAAGAATGAAAAGATTTGTGAATGACGCCAACAGGGAAACGAAGGAGGACATCTCAACGTAATGGCATAATACCTCCTAAAATACTATAAATCGATGGCGCGACCGGTCCAGGTTCGGGCAATCGCAACAAGTTCAGCGATATCAAAGGGTTTACTCAGAAAAGCATTGGCGTGGCTTTCCAAAGCCATTTGTTGCACCCTGGGGTCACCGGAAACTAAAATAATCGGTATATTTTTGGTATCATGACCTTCCTTGAGCTTTTTACAGATATTTTTGTTATCGCTTTCGGCGAGCCAGTTATCAATTAATATCAGATCCGGCATTAACGATTTGATATCCCTGAGTGGCCAGTAATCCCTCGACGGAACGACATTGTAACCGTCCTCCGTCAAAACCATATACATCATCTCTAGTACATCTGGATCGTCTTCAATTATCAGAATGCGCTTTTTTGACATTTCTAAAGTTCATTGATTGATTAATATAAAGCATATCGTTCTGAACCTGCCGGCAGACAACAGTAAGTAAATGTTCCGACAGCGCTCAATCTGCTATTTCAATTTCATCATCGAAGGCAATCTTGTTCCTAACCACCTTCGCAGCATCGCTCGGATCGTGATATTGCCACGCCCCGTTTGTTAGCTTTTTCCGGCCAACTTTAATGTGAAAATAATTGGCAGTCCCCTTAAGATAGCAGCTTGAAGTTTCACGGGAAGGTATTAACAGATCCATACGAACTGCATCAGTCGGGAAATAATAATACCCTTCGTTCATTATTGCATTATCGCTTTCGGCAATAATCTCTTTATTCCAGATCGCCTTCATTCACCTAACTATTATTTCCCAAAGCCTGCCATAGACAAGTTTATTTTAAATAGCCCGCGAAATGCGCTTTAAACTTCTGCAATTTGAAATCAATTACTGCCCGGCAATAAGGAGCATCAGTATTCTTTTTATAATAATCCTGATCATCCGCAGATGCTATTTCAAACGGATGTGACGGCAGTATCTCAGTAATGATCAAATGTTCATAAGACGACTGCATTTCAGCAATGATCTCAACAATTATTTTTCTTTCCTCTTCATTGTTGAAAAAGATCACGCTCCGAAATTGTTGGCCAGCAGCATCATGTACCCCTAATTCCGTTGTCGGATTGTGCGTTCGCAAATGTATCCGTATGATATCAGCCAAAGTGATTTGCTGAGGATCATAAGTTATTCTTACTACTTCACTGTATCCATGCTCCGATACGTCTTGGTCGTCGCCGCCTTCAGAAGCATAATGACTATAACCGCTTTCAACATTATTCACGCCAATTACTTGCCTGAATATGGCCTGTGTACACCAAAAACGTCCGCCACCAAAGATAATTTCACTGGTATTCATAGAATTTTTGCCGCTGTTTTATCTACCTATTATTTAGCCTTGTTGTTTTTTCGTTTGCTTTGCACGCGGTAATCGGAACCGGGTTCTTCCCCCAGCAAGTAGGCTGATTCTGCCGCGCGGTACGCTTGCGCAAGAGTATCAGGATTGGCATTTTGTTCAGTCACCCGTGGTGTCCGTTCTTCTTCTAAACCGTTGGAATGGTAGTCTTTCTGGCTAACCTGGTCTTCCTTGTCTTCGAACTCCTGATCGTCGAAAGGTATTTGATCTTCTGGATTTATCATTTTCTTTATTTTACTGAACAATATTGCTCTTAGCTGGAGGCAATTTCCAGTTTAACAGAAAACTTTAAAAGGACATATGTCTCATTTTTAACATAAACATTTCCGGATATAACAACAGTAATTGGCGTCGATCCATGACGTTAGGCCTAAAAGTCCTACTGATAAGTCCTATTTTCCATTGCGGCGTTTTTTTTTCTTTCTAAAATTGCCTGGCCGGTAACAAGAAATGTAATGGCAGAAAACGTTACCGGTAGTAGCCGTGCAGTCTGAAAAAGGTGGCTGCGGTCGCAGTTTATGCTTAACAACTTAATATCTCATACAATGGAAAACAATCTTCAGGCAATTTTTGCGGAAAAAAATGCAATGGTTAAACAGGGGCAGATCGTAGAAGCCACAGCCAAATTTTTCGCTGATAGCGCCACTACAAGCGATCACACGGGTGCGAAAACAAAAAATAAGGCGGAGATGCTGGAAAAAATGCGCGGTTTTGCGGGATCGATCAAAGCTGTTAATGGCATTACCCTTCATAATGAAGCGTTGAACGGCAATGTTTCATTTGCCGCCGCCTCTCTTTGCTTAACATTATACTGCGATGGATGGCCGGACAAATAATTTCCCAAACCCAAAAGCTTTCCGACCGGCTCCTTTCGCGTAGAGTTCGATTATTTTTAAGACCGAAGAATATAATAACCTGTTATTCGTTTCGCTAAAAGAAAGTTTTGTGATCATCCGCGGCAATGCCGATACCGCGCCTGACGTGGAATATTTTTAATTTGTTCAACTCCGTTCTCCGGGTCTTGATTTAAAACACGTACCGTTATAGATACCACTCCTGATCGTTATTTCAATAGCTTATCTACGAGTCCTGAGGGCAACCGCTTTGGGGCGGGCTATCCGATGTATCTTCTGTCGAATGCTGCCGCTGCTATCCCTCTTGCTGAACTACGTCCCAATTCTACCAATCCTTCATTCTTTCAAATCACAGAAGATGTACGACTTTTTCCTGATCGACCAGATAACTGTATCGCGCGATCAATTCCCGGAGTTTGGGATTTACAATATTTTCACAGAACGGTTTTTGCGGGTTCTTAAAATAATAATTCAGGTAATTTGCGGAGTTAAGTTTAAAAGCCCCAAAGGGTACAACCTCCGTGATAATCGGAGCGTCAAAGTCTCGCTGATAATCCTGGATTGCATTAACGACCGGTAATTCCTGCTGATCATTTAGCAGGTAAACGGCTGACCTGTACTTGGATCGCATACTATGACTCGAAGTGCAGCTATGCGAATGCAAGTGTATTCCGATCAGATCATGAATACCGATTACCTTCCTGTCAAATTCGACGATGACAGCTTCAGAAAATGCAGCGTCATTTCCCTTTGGCGAAATCCAACCCTGATCAACATTAAGAACCCCTTTGATGGACAGAAATATTGCCTCCGTACACCAATGGCAGCTACCGCCGAATCCGATCTTTTCTAGCATCATTTAAGTATGTTCTTTCTTTAACCCGCAAAATTTAATCCAGTTTTTACTTACATCAAAATTTTATTGAAATTCTATCGCTCTATTCAAGTTCAGCAAATACGCCTCAAAAAAGACGTGTTATCATTTTCATTAAGCAGTTATAAGAGCGTGGATTATTCTCATTATCCGCTATTTTCTTCAAACTATCAGTAACCCAAATACCTGCTTTGTTTTTTGAACCTGCGCCAATTGACGATAATAATGGCGAAAAATAGCTAATCACAAAATCAATAAATTGTTAAAATATTGAAAGCCAGATACTTATTGCGTTATTCCAAACTGGAACTTAAATTGATTTTACTGCGGTGATCAAATCAGGAACTATTAAAAATGATAAACATGGCCTATTTAACCAAAAACCAACACAAGATCTTAATTATCGCCTTAGTGATACTTTCAGGTTGTTCATCAAAACCAACGCCGTCGGCGATGCCTGCGCCTGTTGTACCTGTACTTACGCTGGCGCCGGTTTCCCTTCTTACTCACCAGCTTTATCCTGCGTCCATCGAAGCTAAAGACGAAGTCGAAATAAGACCACAGGTAAGCGGCATACTGGAAAAAATTCACGTTGATGAAGGTGCGTATGTAATGGCGGGGCAACCCCTTTTTGAGATAGATCAAAGACCATTTCAAGCTGCCTTAAGCAATGCGACCGCGACCCTGCATGCCGCCGAGGGTACCGCATCAAATGCCCGATTGGAAGTTGAGAAACTAACGCCGTTGGTTAACAATAAAGTCATATCCGATTTTCAATTAAAGACTGCGACTACCGCTGTGCAAGTAGCTGAAGCTAATACTGAAGAAGCTAAAGCCAATATAAGGACTGCTCAGATCAACCTGGCTTATACGATTATCAAGGCGCCTGTTAGTGGTTATATAAGTAGATTATTGCGAAAACGGGGCAGCCTTGTTGGTCCTGGTGATGCGGAGTCGCTGACAAGTATATCTGATGTCCATGAGATCCATGTCTATTTTTCATTGTCAGAAAATGACTTCACCATTTTTAAAAACAGGTATGCAGGTAATACGCTCAGTGAGAAAATCAAAAAGGTTCCGCAAGTTTCATTGGTGTTAAGTGATAATTCCGAGTACCCCTTAAAGGGAAAGATTGACATCATCAATGGACGTTTTGACAAAAACACCGCGGCTATCACCTTACGCGCCGTTTTTGCAAATCCTCAAGGAATATTACGGGCAGGCAATACCGGTAAGATTCAGCTTGATTTGCCATATAATGACGCCTTATCCATTCCTCAGTCCGCTACCGTCGAATTGCAAGACAAGATATTTGTTTTTTTACTTACCGATAGTAATAAGGTTCTGAAACAGGCTATTCATGTAGCGAGCCGTGAAAATAAAAATTACCTGGTTGACAACGGATTAAAGCCGGGCGATAAGATCATAACGGATGGCATTATTACGCTGCAAGACGGTATGGTTGTTCAGCCCGAAACGGCTAAAGCAACAACATCCGCCTCATCCAAAAATTAACCTTAAATCACATTAGTCATGCTAAAAAGCTTTATCAATAAACCGGTACTGGCGACCGTTATATCTCTTTTGCTGGTCATACTCGGAACAATTGGGTTGTCCAAGTTGCCGTTACAGCAATTTCCGGATATTGCTCCCCCGACAGTCGTGGTCACCGCACATTATCCCGGCGCTAATGCGGAAACTATACTTCGATCGGTGGCACCTCCGCTCGAAGAATCTATTAATGGCGTTGAAGGGATTACTTACATTAACTCGACAGCGAGTAACGATGGTTCACTAACCATCAACGTTTTCTTTAAATTAGGAACAAATCCCGATCAGGCGGCGGTTAACGTACAAAACCGCGTCAGCCAGGCTACGAGTCAGTTACCCGCTGAGGTTGTTCAACAAGGTATAGTCACTGCTAAACAGCAGAATAGCCTCATCATGGCAACTGGTCTTTACACGGAAGACGTGGGAAAATATGATGAGGTCTTTCTAAATAATTATGCCTCGATCAATATCATTCCTGATATCAAACGGATTCCAGGTGTCGGCTTAGCACAGATATTTGGCGGCGGAAAAGACTATTCCATGAGGATCTGGTTAAAACCAGCTCAAATGGAAACTTACCATCTTACCGCGGCTGATGTTACAACTGCAATACAAGATAAAAGTCTGGAGGCCGCGCCGGGGCGTTTTGGGGATCGTACTGATGAGCCATTTGAATATGTGATCAAATATAAGGGCAAACTGAATAAACCGACGGAATATGAAAATATTCCGGTAAAGGCAAATCCGGACGGGTCCATTTTGAGGTTGAAAGATGTTGCCAGAGTGGAGTTCGGTTCTTATGATTATTCTAATATTCAACGGTTAAACGGACATGTCGGAGTCGGGATCATCGTCGTGCAACTGGCCGGCTCGAATTCAAACCAAATCCAGATTGAGGTAAATAAGTTGATGGAAAGGGCATCAAAAAAATTTCCCAAAGGCATAAAATTTAAGACTTTCTATAGCACAAAAAGTGCGCTTGATGCCTCAATCGATCAGGTTGTTCACACATTGGTGGAAGCCTTCATATTGGTGTTTCTTGTAGTCTTTTTATTTCTTCAGGATTTCCGGTCAACGCTGATACCTGCGATCGCCGTGCCCGTTGCCATCGTAGGCACTTTCTTCTTTATGTATGTGTTTGGTTTTACAATAAACCTGCTTACTTTATTTGCACTCGTGCTCGCTATCGGTATTGTTGTTGATGACGCGATCGTTGTTGTTGAAGCTGTCCATGCAAAAATGGAAACAAAAAACCTTGAGCCTGGTGAAGCTACGATCGAAGCAATGCAAGAAATAACCGGTGCGATCATTTCCATCACACTGGTAATGTCGGCCGTATTCCTACCTGTCGGCTTAATGGACGGGTCAACCGGATTATTTTACCGGCAGTTCGCCTTTACCATGGCGATCGCTATTGTTATTTCGTCCGTTAATGCGTTAACCCTAAGTCCTGCTTTAGCAGCCTTATTCCTGAGAAATAAATATGATGTTGAGGATCCCGGGAAGAAAACAACCTATAAGGAGCGGTTCTTCGCAGGTTTTAATACAAAATTTAACCAGATCAGCGGCATATACATGTACCTCCTGAAATTTCTAATGACAAGAAAATGGATGGTCATAACAGGTCTGATGATAATCGTCGCATTTACTATCTATTTGCTCAGAACGACACCAAGCGGATTTATTCCGACCGAGGATCAGAATTTCGTCGCGGTAGCAGTCAGTATGCCTTCGGGAACGTCATTAAAAAGAACGCAGGATGTGATGATAGAGGCCGAGAAAAAATTAAAGGCCCTTGCTCCAAGCGAGTTTGTCATCGTTATTCCAGGGTATAATTTACTTACCTCAACGACAAGCCCGTCTTCTGCATCAGCGTTTATTAATCTGAAAAAAGTTAAGGATCGAGGAGAAGTAAGTGAGCTCGGGGCGGTACTTGGTATGTATCAGCGTACGCTGTCCACTATAAAAGGGGGGGTGTTCTTCGCTTTTACATTCCCGACTGTTCCGGGCTTCAGTAACGTAGAAGCATTAGATGTCGTTCTTCAGGACAGATCCGGCGGGTCGCTAAATCAGTTCTCGGGCGTTGCGAATAATTTTATTGGAGAATTAAATAAACAAGCCGCGGTTGGCGCCGCATTTACAACGTTTCGTGCCGATTATCCGCAGTACCAAATAGAAATAGACGATGATAGGGCAGCCCAGCTAGGTGTTAACGTACGAGATGTGTTACAAACAATGGCGGCTTACTTCGGCAACGTCCAGGCATCCGACTTTAACCGTTTTGGTAAATATTACAAAGTTGTATTACAAGCCGAAGCGAAGGATAAGTCAAATATAGACGCCTTAAATAATGCTTATGTAAGAAACAAGCTCGGCGATATGGTGCCCGTAAATTCATTGATTAAGCTTAACCGCGTATTTGGATCGGAAACCGCATCTCGTTATAATTTGTTTAATTCGATATCATTGAATGTGATTCCGAAGCCGGGACATAGTTCGGGCGAGGCTATTCAAGCCGTAAGGGATGTTGCCGCGAAATTACTTCCTGAGAACTTTGCTTATGAGTTTTCAGGTCAGACAAGAGAAGAGATCGCATCCAGTGGTGCTTCTGTAATAGTCTTCGGGTTATGCCTCGTCTTTGTTTACCTTTTGCTTTGTGCGCAATACGAAAGCTATATATTACCTTTTGCGGTTATTCTTTCGATACCAATCGGCGTTTTTGGTGTATTTTCCATGATCAACCTAAGACATATTGACAACAATATCTATGTCCAGGTTGCCTTGGTGATGCTCATCGGGTTACTTGCAAAAAATGCGATCTTAATCGTCGAATTTGCTGTACAGCGCCGCCGTTCAGGTGAGACACTGATTGATGCGGCTCTTGACGCGGCCAAACAACGGTTACGTCCGATCATCATGACTTCACTCGCATTCATTTTTGGCCTTTTTCCTATGAGTATCGCGACGGGTCCTTCAGCCCAGGGTAATCATTCTATCAGCTACGCGGCTGTAGGGGGAATGATTGCCGGAGTTTCATTGGGGATTATCGTTGTTCCTGTTCTTTTCGTCATTTTCCAAACGTTCCAGGAGAAAATAAGTAAGAAAAAACCAAAGAAAACGAATAATAAATTTCGTGTATTACCGGGCGCAAACCCAATAAATCTTTCTTAATATGAAGAATATTAAGTTTTATTTCACCGTCATGGCCGCGTTGACTTTTTACATATCGTCATGCAAAGTATCCAAAGATATCGGCGTTTCAGCGACGCATGTTCCTGCCAATTATAAAGACACCGGAATTGATTCAACCAGTATCGCTAAAGTACCCTGGAAGGATTTTTTTGAAGAACCACCGCTACAGGTACTGATTGACTCTGCTATCGTGCATAATAATGACTTGCTGATCGCCGTAAAAAATATGGATGCTGCTTCGCTGATACTAGGTCAGGCGAAGCTGGGAAATTTACCTACGCTGGGCATTCAGGCTACGGCAAATACGAGCCGGCCGTCTGATAACAGCCTGAACGGACTAAGCCTTTCTGCGTTTAATTACCAATCCAAACATATTGAAGATTATAACCTTTCCGCTTATTTAACTTGGGAGGCTGATCTTTGGGGTAAAATAAGAAGTCAGAAAGCAGCAGCGTTTGCCACGTTCTTAAAATCAGATCAGGCAAAGCGGGCGGTTCAGACACAGCTTGTCAGTCAGGTCGCCAAAGGGTATTATAACCTTATTTTGCTGGATAAACAATTGCATATTTCCCATGAAAATGTAAGGTTATATGATAGCACGCTGAGCATTATCAAACTGCAATTTAATGCCGGACAGGTTAGCTCTCTTGCGGTGCAGCAGGCAGAAGCCCAGAAAATGTTAGCCGAGGTGCTCGTGCCGCAATTTGAACAGGCAATTTCGATTCAGGAAAATGCCCTTAGTATTTTGACCGGAGCATTTCCCCGGCAAATAGCCCGTGCAACAGTTCCCTTCCGGCTGTCTGAAAACACCTATATAGATGTCGGTTTACCAGCGGCATTACTAAGTAATAGACCGGATGTCAAAGCATCTGAGCTTGAAATCGCTGAAGAAAATGGAAAGTTCGGTTATGCCAAGGCAAATATGTATCCTTCGTTGTCAATAAGTGCCCAGGGAGGGCTAGACGCGATAAAAGCAAGCAATTGGTTTAATATACCCGCTTCGCTTTTTGGAATGGTTACCGGCGGCCTTATACAACCAATCTTTGCGCAAAGAAAATTGAAAACAGCATACGAAGTAGAGAAAATCCGACGTGAACAGGCTGTAATTCGTTTCCGGCAAACATTTCTTGTAGCTGTCGGAGAAGTTTCAGATAATATCACGAAGCTCAATAAAACGAGTCAGCAATTATCGATATCCGAAAACCGGGTCGAGATATTACGTACAGCAATCTCAAATTCACAGCAACTTTTCAAAAATGGCCTGGCAAACTATCTGGAGGTACTTACTGCCCAGGGAAATCTGTTGCAAGGCGAGCTTGAGCTCGCCAGTCAGCAAAATTCAATCCGTTCAGCCCGTATCGATCTTTATCGCGCCGTGGGTGGCGGTTGGCAATAATAATATATCAATAGTCAATTTACCAACAATATATCTATGGAAAAAATAGTAATCGCCGGAGGCGGGTTTGCGGGAG
This window contains:
- the lpdA gene encoding dihydrolipoyl dehydrogenase, with product MKTDYDIVVIGSGPGGYVAAIRAAQLGLKAAIIERYDILGGTCTVVGCIPTKALLDASEHYHDVQHKVGKMGINVEGISLDFSRFIERKAGVVKSNSDGVNYLMRKNKVKTHFGTGSFINCNQIQVTAKDGSVQLITADYFIIATGSKPTTIHGVEIDKRRIITSTEALSLKEQPKSIVIIGGGVIGVELASVYARIGTKVTIIEYADVLIPVMDRELGRELKKILNKLNIDSRLNCRVQSAVNKGDRAEVTYIDSSGNLQAIGADYCLVAVGRKPYTAGLGLENTRINVDERGRIKTDGRLRTAEINIFAIGDVVAGPMLAHKAEEEATFVVESILGLNPHLNYHTIPSVVYTWPEVASVGYTEEELKEKNIAYRKGKFPFLASGRARAADDTDGFVKVLADTKEGEILGVHIIGARSADLIQQAVVAMEFEIGDAEMGKICYAHPTYSEVLKDAFLESCGCGAINI
- a CDS encoding SPW repeat domain-containing protein, which gives rise to MKLRFLSPTNHGIVDYAAAVALIGGPFILGLGSSNPAALWISVVTGITVIIVSIATRYRYGIFKLIPFGGHLALDLLVATAFMFVPYLFKLEGVDAAYFYINAVVVYLVVALTASETPEAHPGSSRF
- a CDS encoding Dps family protein; protein product: MKPNIGISPEHLAEITQTLSHILADEYVLYTKTRNAHWNVEGPDFHSMHIFFESQYNDIAEIIDTVAERIRILGHYAPATLKQFLELTHLTEQSREKNDSEGFIRELLNDHESIILHIRGHINRLAEKLKDAGTSDYLTGLTEYNEKTAWMLRSHLR
- a CDS encoding DUF1003 domain-containing protein, producing MEDLPDGATWHEQHKATCGFGERLADRVAAVMGSWRFIIAQTIVVGLWVTVNLIAYLSHWDPYPFILLNLLFSTQAAYAAPVIMMAQNRQSERDRIQAHDDYITNLEAKREIEELTIRLNLIETEKLNKIISMLEESRDQRKQ
- the trxB gene encoding thioredoxin-disulfide reductase, which translates into the protein MSDEVEHVKCLIIGSGPAGYTAAIYTARADLKPVLYKGFLAGGQLINTTDVDNYPGYPDGVMGSEMMNNFHKQAERMGADLRDGFISKVDFSQRPYRVIANEEKTLLADSIIISTGAAPKWLGLESEQKYAGCGVSACATCDGFFFKGEDVAIVGAGDTAAEEAIHLAGLSKKVYMLVRKSEFKASKAMVHRLQALPNIDVMFNVEVKEVVGNGIAVDGVRIFNSVTMEESKLPVTGFFVAIGHQPNTAIFKEWIDMDESGYIKTIGRSTKTNKPGIFCCGDAQDPVYRQAVTAAGSGCMAALDCERHLSGIEHTENTK
- a CDS encoding response regulator, coding for MSKKRILIIEDDPDVLEMMYMVLTEDGYNVVPSRDYWPLRDIKSLMPDLILIDNWLAESDNKNICKKLKEGHDTKNIPIILVSGDPRVQQMALESHANAFLSKPFDIAELVAIARTWTGRAIDL
- a CDS encoding DUF427 domain-containing protein; the encoded protein is MKAIWNKEIIAESDNAIMNEGYYYFPTDAVRMDLLIPSRETSSCYLKGTANYFHIKVGRKKLTNGAWQYHDPSDAAKVVRNKIAFDDEIEIAD
- a CDS encoding peptide-methionine (S)-S-oxide reductase, producing the protein MNTSEIIFGGGRFWCTQAIFRQVIGVNNVESGYSHYASEGGDDQDVSEHGYSEVVRITYDPQQITLADIIRIHLRTHNPTTELGVHDAAGQQFRSVIFFNNEEERKIIVEIIAEMQSSYEHLIITEILPSHPFEIASADDQDYYKKNTDAPYCRAVIDFKLQKFKAHFAGYLK
- a CDS encoding peptide-methionine (S)-S-oxide reductase gives rise to the protein MMLEKIGFGGSCHWCTEAIFLSIKGVLNVDQGWISPKGNDAAFSEAVIVEFDRKVIGIHDLIGIHLHSHSCTSSHSMRSKYRSAVYLLNDQQELPVVNAIQDYQRDFDAPIITEVVPFGAFKLNSANYLNYYFKNPQKPFCENIVNPKLRELIARYSYLVDQEKVVHLL